CACTACTTTTGTTcaagtatattcattaatatattgttgcaaatgaagcatatgaaaattgcaAAAGAATATGATAGAAACAAGTAGTACAGCTTATAGTTTGACGAACATAACAAATCTAGGTTTTATATGGTTTGCAGGATCATTTACTCTTTAAAATTTCATCGAAATCATCGACTATTAATCATGTCTTTTGCGATTGATATATTCATTAGCTTGGATGGTAACTAGGGTAGTATATACTTAATGGTCTATCTAAGGATGTACATATGTATCTAATTGTTAGACCTTTTATGCCTACAAATTTGTTGTAAGCATATACTAACAGAATAAGAAAATAACATGGTGTTGAAGATTTAGTAGAGCTGGCTATATTAATCCGTATACATAATAAGGGTTTATTTACCTGTTGCAGGTAAAAATTTTAAGTCTTGATTGTAACGGAATGAGTCAAATGGATCGAATGGGTTTGAAAGCGACTCAAACTGTACATGTACAGAGACTCTTAAAATGCTTATTAGAAAATAATAGATTAGGTAAACATTGATGgtttttttaataataaagtatatttttTGAATCATATATTGGTAAGGGTGACAAAAGATGTTAGTAGAATTGCAGGTTAACTCAACCCAAATCAACCCAATCCAACCTCGCTCATTTGAGCCATATCAAAAGTTACCAATTTCAACCTGTTACCTAATCTAACCATTTTGCCACCTCTACGATTGCTTTATTTTTATTCTCCACATTACTGTTGTCGTTTGTACAAAAATATCGTCAACGTGTAATTTAAAGAGCGGTGATGAGTTTTCTTATTTTGTCCTTAATTAGTTATTGCCATGATAAATAGGGAAGATTTAAAATAAAGATAAGATTAGTTACTAGTTTAATGTAGGTGACCAACATTGTATCGCTAATCACTAATCGACACTAATTCAATAATCAAAATTAATAGAAATTCAAAATTAGCAAGGAATAGGATTGGGAGTTGGATTTTATCAACAAATAAGGACATGAGGTAATATAAAATTGTAAGTAAAGTATACTTAGGTAATCTACACTATTAATTTAGGTTTTCTATTGCTCTTTTTAGTAATTATGATACATTTTCCTGAAATATATCTGTTGTAACTTCTGCACTTCCATATTTTGTATTGAAGGTAAAGGGTAAAAATGATATTGCTGTTGTtgtggtaaaaaaaatattttgttgGTAGAAAGTAAATGGGATAAAAAGAGTAATATTTAGCTGCACTTAGCAACACAAGTATAATCTGCATCCTAACATCTGATATAATTTGCAGGGTGTAGACAGACAGCTTGTATCAGACAATTGTGGGCCATCTTTCATCACAGATTTTGGGGTTTGAATAACACACCTTCTAAGTAGGCTTCTAATGCAAGATTAAGATTTTGATACTTCATGAGCAGCAGGACTATATTGTGTTGTTATGTCCATAAACTCATTTGTAGTACTCAAAATGCTTAAAAGAGTGTCCCTATCACTGTTGATTTGTATCGAAGCTTTATGTGTTGTCTTTCTGTAATTTTGCTTATTTGTCGAAAAAACATGTGTTCAAATGCACGTTGCATTGATATAAGGTTGGCCTTTTTTAACCGATTTTTGAATAATGCAGATGTGGTGCTCATGAGATGCATGATTTTAACGTTACTTGTATGTCGTTTGAAGAAATCTTTTGCTTAAACGTCTGTATTTGACTTACAATCTGTTGTGAGTATTAGAGAAAAGGGTCAGAAACGGTCATGAATACTCATATAGGCCGCGTACATCTGAGTAAAAAAATACTCTTCTTCCGTAGGTAGTCTGAACTGGAAAATATCTATCCGTTTACCCTTTGTTGTAGTATCAAAACCATATTTTTAGCTCACTTGACAAGTAGACTAATGTTCTTTTATTAAAGTTCTCTAAATGTTTGGTCCTGTGCTGGAAACTCATTGCTAGTTTAACGAAGAATAACGGAAGCTTCAACTATAAACATCCCATCGCTACAATCTTTCGCCTTATGGTTCACAAACAGCTTGCAATAGTAAGAATTGGGTAGTTAGAATTAGGTTAGTTTATGAAAATAAATGCTTAGCATTAGTTTAAGATTATTGTCAAATTTGACATTTTGTTTCATAGAATATAACCAATAAAACTTCCAAAAAGCAGTATCTACAAGTACAAAGAAGTATAAATGTCAAAAGATGTATTTTATATTTACGATTGTACGAAACGAATGCCCGTTCATTGCGCAAAGCTAGGTGGCCTATGCAACGGACGAGCGATTAAAGCTTGAGCCATATCGATTGATAAAACTACTTCTGCAGTATAATTCTGGAACTGCGAGATGGAAGTCGATCGAACTTAGCTGCATCTTTGAAACATGGATTACTTCTTGTTTGTGTTCGCAGAGTTTAAAACCTGCGGTTTTACGAACTTGCTTTTTATCTTTACCTTTACTTCCTCTTGATGATTTACTCCCGGTTTTTTGCTTACTCTTGTACTTCTTATTACTACCATGTTTACGAGGCTTGTTGAATGCCATGTTTAATGACGGAGCGGGAATTGGGTCGTAGACATCTGGGGCCCACTTCACGGTCAGCTGCTTAGGTGGAATCACTCCACGTTTCTCACGACTACCTTTCATGGCAGATACAGGCTTCGAAGGGTTCTGAAATAATTTTTTAAGGGATCGATAGTCAGTATTGAACATTTAGCGGACAAAGTACAGTATTAAACCTCACTAGCAACATATCTTGGATGGTCAGGGAAAAAGGGTCGAAAATGGTCGGGGATAACCCGGTTAGACCGGGTACATCAGAGTAAAAATATCCCTCGGTAGCCTGAACATGCAAAACCTTGTCCGTTGGCAATTGAGTAGTCAAATTCATTTATGTTTAAAAATTCAATGTGTCAAATGGGTAATAATCAATATATATCTATGCACAATTTACCAAAAATCCGTGCACAAGGAACATATATACTCAATATATAGATAATCGATTTATATTTAAGAACAGTTACCCAACCCGCCCAATTTACAGCATATAATATATGCACAAATTACCAAAAATCCAAGAAAAAAAGTTAATACTCACAGGTAGAGATGGAGTACTCGAGCAATAAGGAACAAcagatatattatcattattattatcatcaattgtTAAAACTTCACCGGTTACAACATTAGAATCATCGTTTATTTTCTCCTTGAGTTTGCCTCCTACAAAACTTGTACGAGAGGTATTTATTCGACTCTGATGATCTTCTTGACGTTCATCTTTCATTTGAAACACACATTTCTCTGAAACGCATTCTGCATCATCTTTGATATTTAGAAACTTGCTCGCTACATACGCAAGTCCATCGACAGATAATTCACCCGCAAGTTCGTAACTGGATTCAAGCGTGGTAACATCCATACAGAACCCATGATAACCAATGCGAGAGCAAATGTCCATTTGCATATTAAAAACAAGCTGCAGAtgtaatataataatttttattattttagaaATCGAGCGAATACATAGATGATAACAGACCCGAAAGATTTTCTACTACTTTCAAAACAAATATCGAAGGAACAAAGTTTCTACAGTATTAATCTCAATTTATAGAGGACAGTAGTACTAATACTAATCCAAAAACCAGCTCAAATACAAAACAGAACTCTAATTGCTATCTAATTCACCTAATTAGTAATTACCAAACTACCCTTAAGAGATTATAAAGTCAAGTATTCTAACATAAGTGTCCACAGTCTTTTGCAAGACTCCAAATTTACAATGTAGTGATAGATACAAAAATAGTGAAATATATGGTCTATATGGGAACTCACAAGTgcaattttttttattatgttttacagaatcaattttttttttttttttttttttttaataaaaacatgTATGATATAACTTCACTCACTATTACACATTAGGATTATAAGGTGTATCTTTGGTAGGGACACCCTAACCCTGCGTTTCCTTTGAAAACCCACTAGACCCACCCCCGAAAGAGTCGGATGCCGGAAAATTACCTCCACCGGGTCCCCACACATATGACAGGAGTAACCATCATCCCACTGCCACAAGAGTTGTAAATTCTTGCCGCAAGTGGGGATCGAACCTGCGCCATTTTCAGGATCAAGCTTCCAAATGGCGGGTCCCAGCTTCTAAGGTACCGGGTACCACTGAGCTATTGCTACATTGGTACTACTACACGTTATAGAATCAGTGGACGAATTATGTATAAATGTCAAACAAATTACTAGTTTTTGATCTTTAAAAAAGTACTTAGTCACTGAAACTGTGGAACAAAATCTCTTTTGAAAAGGGTATTGCATTCTCAATGCTTACCATTTGAGCTCCCGTTAAATGAATAAATCTACATATTGAACATTAGTACAATACCACATTGATTTGATTTTCGTGTTTAATGTATAACAAAAAACCACATCCAAACAAAAAGATAATGATAAAAAAACATATGCAAAACTTAGAAAATTATATAACATCattgatattaaaatttattattatttctattgaaATTGTAATCTCCATCGAGTCAGGTATATGAGGCGGGTATACGGGTTTGTATCTAAACCCTTCCCCGGACCCGAACCCGCAAAGAAACTTAAAACTATACCCATACCCGGCCCTAGACCTGCATATCCGAACCCGAACCCGGCCCAAAAGTGTCGGTATTAGAGTTTTCCCATCGGATATGAGTCTCTTTGCCATCTTTAACAACAGATATGCAAATGTGCTAAATGTTCCCCACAGTATAAAATGATAGAACTTTTTTAGGCAGGGCCCAAAGTTATAGGGTCATAATATATAGGGAGATTGAACTTAGGATCTTTTCAAAAGATTTCGAAACATCCAACCATCAAGCTAACCTTTGTGGTTAGGATAATAATTGAATTATGTCACCATTAACACTGCACATATAATTTTTTTTACCTATCTTAGGTACTACAAAGTCAAAATTGCAATCACAAATTTTCTAAGTTTCTAGGTTAAGCAAAATAACGACTAATCTACCCTTAACATTTGGCATTACGCATTAATCATTGAGCATTAAGCCTCATACCTTCCAAATTCAGttcaatttaatattattattaatattaattaatagtaatatcaatattaatcaatattaatattaatattaataaaacacaAAGTATAACAATTGCTATAAAAAAGATGTTACCTTATTTTGCCGCTAAAATCAGAGATTCCAGTCCAACAGAATTATGATGACGACCAATCAAAAAATCCGGGAAACTGAATAAAGAAGGATTGGATAATAAAGATTAAATTAAAATACGCTAATGATGAGGGATTGATCGTTAACTAAGATTACCACGACGATCacttttataaacactataatgttTTTTCATACGATTATAACCAaaacaaacattattattatcattatcgggtCGGGTTAGTGATTCGATAATTGAAGGCACCGAATACATTGTTCGATGCTCTTCAAATCCTAACTTTCTTACAAAAATTAACCACCAAACCCTAAAATTATGATCGATTCAATAGAAATTCGAATTAATTGAAGATGATGAGACAAATTCAAATGGATATGAGACGCATTATTATTGATTGACAGTTTGACACGAGATTTGTATAAAATGGTTGCAGGAATTTGAGGATGGAAAGAAAATGTTATGGTAAAATGAGCTTATATCTAAATTTGGAAAGatatttgtgtatatgaaatattaCTGTAAATTATAAAGAACGGATAAGATATGTATTTTTTTGGTTATATAATTTTGATTATTTGCAATCACACATTCACTTTAATTATGTCACCATCATCATTTTAAACATGCAAGTGGTTTGAAATAAAATCAAAGAATATAACAGCTTCTTTTCACCGTAGATATTCATTAGTGAAGTTTGTTTAAccctttaccaaaaaaaaaaaaaaaaaaaaaatttgttctaGAACTCACCTTAACTGAATTGCGTAACGTGAAACTCGACAACGCGAAGCTAAGCACGTGAAATTTAGCAACGCAGAACCGTAACTAAATTGAGAAACGTGAATCTAAATTTTGAAAACGTGAACGCGGATTGTTAGCTCTTCATTACTCATTATTGCAGTACGGATACCGTGAATAGCCCAGTTAAAGGTGAAGATCTCAAAGGGGTGGCCCACAATCGATCCAGATGTATTTGACTCGGATATGGACCAAGTGAGTGAGTTAGTGAGTTGAGTAGTGAGCGAATACTTTAGAGATAGAGTATCAGCTCTCATTTAATGATTCCTGTTTTTTCTTCGGAATGACATGAGCATATTTAACTTACAAGCAAACACTATGGTTAGTGTTGTTTATGTGTTTGACTGTGCTGACGAGTCATTCCATTCTAGGCTCGCTAACATTGATAGTTAGGCCTAAGCCTCTTTAAGCCTTATTTGTCAGGCTTACGTGGCACATTGATGACACATGTACCCACTACCATTGTGAGGACTTATGTGAAGTAAGTGCCTTGTACTGGGCTTACGCGTAAAGCGTAAACAATGTCGTGGACCGTGACGCGGGGGCGACCACTGAGTATTTCCGGATTTGATCTTATTAACGGTCCAAATGATGACGTCATCTATACGTCATTCGGGAGCCATTTGTCGGATTTTGGTTGTAGTACCTTCCTTTTTTCAATTACAATACGTCGATAAACGGTCGTTGACCGGTTAACGGGTTTTTTTATGTGAGATTTGGCTAAGTTTTTATGGTAACCGGATAGCATATCTGATAGGTGTATCATTATATTTTTAAACTCATAACCGATCCAAATAGAGTTTTATAATTCGGGTGCAATCAAAAGTTTGAGTCAGATACATAATAGCCAACTTGTTTAACCTCAACCCTTGATTGTTTTCTAAATCGTGAAACACTTTTTTAATTAAGTATTTCGACTACAAGTCATGAGTTGCACGAAAGATAAGACAAGAAATTAATTTAAGTGTAAGCAAAACAATTCAAATTAGAGCATTAGTGTAAATGTTTATGTTTCTATGTTTTCGTATGAGAGTATCATTTTTTTCTGAAGAGAAAAACGCTTTAATTCGGTTAAAACTAAAGGGTACAACTTTTCGATTTGGTGAAAAAAAATAGTTGATGAAAAGTCACAGCTTTTGACGAGAAGTTTGATTAGACGCAAATTTTCATTAAACGTTCATTTGGATCTGGCGTTGCCCCACAAGGGGGTGCTGCTTCTTTGACCCCGCTATCTTCACAACAACAGTATCATGTTAATTCTTATGGATGTGTAATTCACATTTTCCTAACCCGTTACCAAGTATAATTTGATTACTCAATACTTTCTAATTTATCACAATTACCTAAGTAATTGCTACATGACAATAAAATTACGAGATAAAAAAACTTCTTGGTTGACTTTTAGGCTACGTTTTAACATGATGCATAAAcgtctttttaaatgtttttttttcTATCACGAGTAAATAAATTAAATTCCTTTGAAAAAGTAAAATATTACTCCGTAGTAAGATTACTCGGTATTTGTTATTACCACAGCGTACTGCATCTTCCTTGCCGTAATTTGCGTCCATTGGATCTGCAACCATCGCCGATTAATACTTTTTACTCAAGTCGTCAAATTAAAGAAATAAGCTTGTTTAATTCATCAGTCAATATTATATTACTGTTTCATGTGCACCAAAATTAAAGTAGAGGGAAGTTTAAGTTAGAAGCAAACTTTTGGAAACCAGATATATAGCTCTTCCCATAACAGACTCCATGTTTCATGTGTGTTTGTTAGATCAATAGTTCAATCCTGTAGTAAGTTTTGTATGTCTGATATAAGCATGTTTTGATACATCACTCAAATCCCATAAGTTTACTTCTCTAAAGATGAGAATATTAATCCTACTTTCAGTTGGTTTTCTTGCAATCTATGTATCACCAACGAATCAGAACCGTAATTTTGTTTCGAGCTCTGATTTCGCCCCATTAATATCAACCCGCGGGCTTCTGCAAGATGAAGCTGTATCCAAGATTGAGGTAAGTTGATTTCATTTCCtgtttgtttttagtttaaatcTAGTTTTTTGTAACCTGTTTTTTATATGTGCTTGATCGTTAAATAAAGGATAATACGCTAGCTAGAATTGAAGAACAATTAGCTAAATCACGAGGAAAAATTCGCAAAGCGATTGTTGAAAAAAGCTTCGTCTCGAATGAAACGAATGGGAGTTTCATCACTGAAAGGACCATTTACAAGAACCCCTTCGCTTTTTTCCAGTTAAGTGTTTGAATTTCAGGGCCTTAAATTTCAATTACATGTTTCATAGCCTAGCCTTTTGCTTTTGATCAATTTCATACACAACGCTGACCGGGCCCACACGCCCCTCCTCATTTTTAGGAGTCACAATGAAATGATGAAGACATTCAAGATATGGACTTACGAAGAAGGGGATATTCCGTTGGTGCATGATGGTCCGATGAAATGTATATACAGCATCGAGGGTGATTTCATCCAATTTATGGAGCGAAAAGGAAATCAAATGGCGGCTAGCCACCCCGATGAAGCACATGCCTTTTTTATCCCCATAAGTATCACCAACATTGTTCACTACCTTTACACGCCTTCTTCTAACGCCTTTGCGTTTATAGACCAACAGATGGAAGCAATCGTCGAAGACTACATTAATATCATCTCACATAAGTATCCTTATTGGAACCGCAGTAATGGAGCTGATCACTTCTTTGTATCATGTCATGATTGGGTAAGTAAACAACTAGACCACCCGCAATGGAGCGCTAAATCTAAAATCTGACAACATGGGGCAAAACTAATGCTTGTAAACGACACTAACGGGGTGTCAGGACTGACGCCGTAAAAGCATCAGTTAAAATTCTCGACGGAAACATTTAGGCCGTTTGATTTTTTCCAACCAATCAAAATTTGACACCTCTTTctaaattattaatttatattttccACCAAACTTTCAGGGAGTAATATTCACTGCtatttaacttttgacattgttacGTCAAAGTTAACAAACCATTTTTTCTCTAAATAGTGCAAAATCTGACTTTACATCACAATCACAGTTGTGGGTGGTCTTATAGTTTTCAAAGGGTAAACGGGTAAACGGATGAGGTACTTCATGTACATGCTATCTGGTGAAAAGAACTAATTTTTATTCAGATGTACGTGGCCTACACGAATTATCCCGAGACCGAACTACTATTATTTACTAAttgtttcatatttatttataggcGCCGTTTGTCACACGAGGAAACGCTAAAATGTTTGAGAATTTCATAAGAGTGCTCTGCAACGCTAATACCTCTGAAGGTTTCGTACCAAATCGAGATGTGTCCATGACTGAGATTAACGGTCCAGCGGATAATATCCCAATAGTAAGTAGTGGTCAATCCCCATACAATCGTTCAATCTTGGCATTCTTTGCAGGTGGAAACCATGGTTATGTACGAAAAAAGTTGTTCCAATACTGGGGAAGCAAACAAGATAAGGATATTCAAGTTTACAATCATCTTCCGAAAGATCAAAACTATACTAAACTAATGGGTCAAAGTATGTTTTGTCTATGCCCTAGTGGGTACGAAATTGCAAGCGCTAGAGCAACCGAGGCAATCTACGTAGGATGCATCCCGGTGATGATCAAAAGTCATTATGCATTACCATATGGTGATGTGTTAGACTGGAGTCGATTTTCGGTACAAGTACCTGTCGATAACATTCAAGATCTTAAAAGAATATTGCAAGAGATGCCTTTTATTAAGTATTTGGAAATGCAAAACAAGGTTATGGAAGTACAAAAGCACTTCATGGTTAACATTCCAGCTAAAAAGTTTGATGTGATTCACATGATTCTTCATTCTGTTTGGCTAAGAAGACTCAATGTCAAGTTAAACCCATTTAATTTATCttgattgtattttgtatataGTTTATATAGTTTACGATAAGAACATAACTAGTATAATCATCATTGTAACatttatataaaatttaaatatgtTAATAAGATATTACATTATTAAATTGTTTATTcaagataaaaaaaattaaaaggcaaacagttgtatttttttttttttttcaaacggcCATATCGGCATCACCCAGAGGGGACTTAACCAAACTTATCATGTGTACCATCTTTATCCACGAAATAAAAAACGGCCGCCATTGAATTTCACGTAATTAATTATTGCGCTAGAACTTCTCGACCTTTGAACTCCCTCCGCCTCAATACCAACGTCGTGAGTCAACGTCCGAGTAGAGACTATTACCGGCGAATGATTGCAATTACTTCTAATTTTTGTCAGGACTTTGATATCTTATTCAATAAAATTCATATTCGTTTCCAATTCAGATGTTCATGTGGTCGAATCCCTGAAATTTTGCCTATAATCAATGTAGACATTGTATTGGATGCCGGAATAAACTCCCCACCTTCAAGATCATTAGCCGGAAAAGAATCCACCGGAACGATATGTGTTTTTTTTCCTTATTATCATCATCACTGGAATGCTTATTCTCAAACATTCTTGTTGCTTCATTGGCCATTGAAGCACTGTCATTGGCATATTCCAAATGGCTCTCGAGCAAAACATTACCAGAGATGCCACAATGTAAATTCTCGTGGCAGAAGGATTGATCCGGTATAATCTCAGCTTTAGGTTCAAACTCGacatctatttttataccctttataTCATCAACCTCGAACGACTTCAAGTGGATTAATTGTCGTGCTAAAAAGGTCAATCTAGAATGGCAAATATGGTTATCCAACCCTATGATCTATGATGCAAATCCTATATCCAAAAAAAGGAATCGTTTAGTAGCAAGTTTTTTTGCTCCTTCCCTCACAGGCTAGCTTAGGCAAGAGATTAATTGGGGTGGTTTCGACTGCTTTGTAGCTGTTAATTCAGCATTGCACTTCCCTTTCCCTTCTGATTTGAGATTTCAAGTCAGTCTCTACCTTAGTGGCTTATGAGTAACAAGAGTATTTTCCTGCTCGTGCTATTTTTTCGTATTCTTTAATATATTCTACAGTTGTTTCCTTCTTCGTTTATACACACTGTATCACAGGGCGCTCATTTGTATGTAAAAATATGTTCTCTTAATAAAATTTGTTGATCTTTCAAAAAAAATTCAACCTCAAACGACTTACGGTTCACTTCGAACAAGGTCCAAGATATCCACTCTTTGCTATAACTGAACACGAGATTGCGATTGTTCAATGATTCAGGGAGGTTAAACTCGATATATTTACTGCCGACCTTTAGTTCGATACGATGATTTACCGGAAACTGAAACTCTCTAGAGACTTGATTATTACCTGTGAGCGTGTCCGCATAAGTTCTTTCCACCCATTTTGATGGTTTAGATGAAACATGGTTCCATGGAACGATTAGGAAATCCACTTTTTCATTTGCATTTAGAGAGTGTTTTTCATTATAGCACTTTGATTGAATCAACCCCTTGCTTTCTCTTCAATGCTTTGAAAGCTCAAATCCATCTTGCA
The window above is part of the Rutidosis leptorrhynchoides isolate AG116_Rl617_1_P2 chromosome 1, CSIRO_AGI_Rlap_v1, whole genome shotgun sequence genome. Proteins encoded here:
- the LOC139865894 gene encoding uncharacterized protein isoform X1, whose translation is MCGDPVELVFNMQMDICSRIGYHGFCMDVTTLESSYELAGELSVDGLAYVASKFLNIKDDAECVSEKCVFQMKDERQEDHQSRINTSRTSFVGGKLKEKINDDSNVVTGEVLTIDDNNNDNISVVPYCSSTPSLPNPSKPVSAMKGSREKRGVIPPKQLTVKWAPDVYDPIPAPSLNMAFNKPRKHGSNKKYKSKQKTGSKSSRGSKGKDKKQVRKTAGFKLCEHKQEVIHVSKMQLSSIDFHLAVPELYCRSSFINRYGSSFNRSSVA
- the LOC139865894 gene encoding uncharacterized protein isoform X2 codes for the protein MQMDICSRIGYHGFCMDVTTLESSYELAGELSVDGLAYVASKFLNIKDDAECVSEKCVFQMKDERQEDHQSRINTSRTSFVGGKLKEKINDDSNVVTGEVLTIDDNNNDNISVVPYCSSTPSLPNPSKPVSAMKGSREKRGVIPPKQLTVKWAPDVYDPIPAPSLNMAFNKPRKHGSNKKYKSKQKTGSKSSRGSKGKDKKQVRKTAGFKLCEHKQEVIHVSKMQLSSIDFHLAVPELYCRSSFINRYGSSFNRSSVA
- the LOC139865909 gene encoding probable glycosyltransferase At3g42180, whose amino-acid sequence is MRILILLSVGFLAIYVSPTNQNRNFVSSSDFAPLISTRGLLQDEAVSKIEDNTLARIEEQLAKSRGKIRKAIVEKSFVSNETNGSFITERTIYKNPFAFFQSHNEMMKTFKIWTYEEGDIPLVHDGPMKCIYSIEGDFIQFMERKGNQMAASHPDEAHAFFIPISITNIVHYLYTPSSNAFAFIDQQMEAIVEDYINIISHKYPYWNRSNGADHFFVSCHDWAPFVTRGNAKMFENFIRVLCNANTSEGFVPNRDVSMTEINGPADNIPIVSSGQSPYNRSILAFFAGGNHGYVRKKLFQYWGSKQDKDIQVYNHLPKDQNYTKLMGQSMFCLCPSGYEIASARATEAIYVGCIPVMIKSHYALPYGDVLDWSRFSVQVPVDNIQDLKRILQEMPFIKYLEMQNKVMEVQKHFMVNIPAKKFDVIHMILHSVWLRRLNVKLNPFNLS